Proteins found in one Pseudomonas sp. P8_241 genomic segment:
- the glcE gene encoding glycolate oxidase subunit GlcE, with the protein MRSTEDFDDSALLLEQVNLALENATPLRIQGSNSKGFLGRTTAGEILDTRSHRGIVSYDPTELVITARCGTLLSELAEVLDAAQQMLPCEPPSFGESATLGGMIACGLSGPRRPWSGSVRDFVLGTRVITGQGKLLRFGGEVMKNVAGYDLSRLMAGSFGCLGVITEVSLKVLPKPRQTLSISLDMDSELALRRLAQWGQQPLPISAACHDGKRLHLRFEGGEGSVAAAHDRLGGERLDGMFWDDLNEHRLSFFDEDQPLWRLSVPHNSPRLSLPGRQLIDWGGAQRWLKSDAEVTFIRKVVEEVGGHVTGFSHGLTDSPFQPLPAALMRYHRSLKQQLDPQGIFNPGRLYAEL; encoded by the coding sequence ATGCGCAGCACTGAGGATTTCGATGACAGCGCCCTGCTGCTGGAACAGGTCAATCTGGCCCTGGAAAACGCCACGCCCCTGCGCATCCAGGGCTCCAACAGCAAGGGCTTTCTCGGGCGCACCACGGCCGGCGAGATCCTCGATACCCGTTCGCACCGGGGCATCGTCAGCTACGACCCGACCGAACTGGTGATCACCGCCCGCTGCGGCACGCTGTTGTCGGAACTGGCTGAGGTGCTGGACGCCGCGCAACAGATGCTGCCCTGTGAACCGCCGTCCTTCGGCGAGAGCGCCACCCTCGGCGGCATGATCGCCTGCGGACTGTCGGGGCCTCGGCGGCCGTGGTCAGGTTCGGTACGCGACTTCGTCCTTGGCACCCGGGTCATCACCGGTCAGGGCAAGTTGTTACGATTCGGCGGCGAAGTCATGAAAAACGTCGCCGGCTACGACCTGTCACGCTTGATGGCCGGCAGTTTCGGCTGCCTCGGAGTGATCACCGAGGTCTCTTTGAAGGTACTGCCCAAACCTCGGCAGACCTTGAGCATCAGCCTCGACATGGACAGCGAACTCGCGCTGCGCCGTTTGGCGCAATGGGGTCAGCAACCGTTGCCGATCAGCGCGGCGTGCCATGATGGCAAACGCTTGCACCTGCGCTTTGAAGGCGGCGAAGGTTCGGTGGCGGCGGCCCATGACCGCCTGGGCGGTGAGCGTCTGGACGGCATGTTTTGGGACGATCTCAACGAACATCGCTTGAGCTTCTTCGATGAGGACCAGCCGCTTTGGCGTTTGTCCGTGCCGCACAACTCACCGCGCCTGTCGCTGCCCGGTCGCCAGTTGATCGACTGGGGCGGCGCGCAGCGCTGGTTGAAATCCGACGCCGAAGTGACGTTCATTCGCAAGGTCGTCGAAGAGGTTGGCGGCCATGTCACCGGCTTCAGCCATGGTCTGACCGATTCTCCCTTCCAGCCGTTGCCCGCGGCACTGATGCGCTACCACCGCAGCCTGAAACAACAACTCGACCCCCAGGGCATTTTCAATCCCGGACGCTTGTACGCGGAGCTTTGA
- the glcD gene encoding glycolate oxidase subunit GlcD, whose translation MNILYDERVDGALPDVDKTTLLLALHTQWPELEVLHQKEELKPYECDGLSAYRTTPMLVVLPRDIAQVQGVLRICHEMRVPVVARGAGTGLSGGALPLEKGVLLVMARFNNILHIDPAARTARVQPGVRNLAISQAAAPFGLYYAPDPSSQIACSIGGNVAENAGGVHCLKYGLTVHNVLKVDILTVEGEHLSLGSNALDSPGFDLLALFTGSEGMLGVITEVTVKLLPKPQTAKVLLAAFDSVEKAGRAVGDIIAAGIIPGGLEMMDNLAIRAAEDFIHAGYPVDAEAILLCELDGVEADVADDCDRVREVLLRAGATELRQARDEAERVRFWAGRKNAFPAVGRLSPDYYCMDGTIPRRELPGVLHAIAELSNEYGLRVANVFHAGDGNMHPLILFDANQPGELERAENLGGKILELCVKVGGSITGEHGVGREKINQMCAQFNSDELTVFHAVKAAFDPGGLLNPGKNIPTLHRCAEFGALHVHGGQLPFPELERF comes from the coding sequence ATGAACATTCTCTACGATGAACGGGTTGACGGCGCCTTGCCGGACGTCGACAAAACCACGCTGCTGCTGGCCTTGCACACGCAGTGGCCGGAACTGGAAGTCCTGCACCAGAAGGAAGAGCTCAAGCCGTACGAATGCGACGGTCTGTCCGCTTACCGCACCACGCCGATGCTGGTGGTGCTGCCACGGGACATTGCCCAGGTGCAGGGCGTGCTGCGTATCTGTCACGAAATGCGCGTGCCGGTGGTCGCCCGGGGTGCCGGCACCGGCTTGTCCGGCGGTGCATTGCCGCTGGAAAAAGGCGTGTTGCTGGTGATGGCGCGCTTCAACAACATCCTTCACATCGATCCCGCGGCCCGCACCGCGCGAGTCCAGCCGGGCGTGCGTAACCTGGCGATTTCCCAGGCCGCCGCGCCGTTCGGCCTGTATTACGCGCCGGACCCTTCATCGCAGATCGCCTGTTCCATCGGCGGCAACGTCGCGGAAAACGCCGGTGGCGTGCATTGCCTGAAGTACGGCCTGACCGTGCACAACGTATTGAAGGTCGACATTCTCACCGTGGAGGGCGAGCACTTGAGCCTGGGCTCCAATGCCCTGGACTCACCTGGGTTCGACCTGCTCGCGTTGTTCACCGGTTCCGAAGGCATGCTCGGGGTGATCACCGAAGTCACGGTCAAGCTCTTGCCCAAACCGCAGACCGCCAAAGTGCTGCTGGCGGCATTCGACTCCGTGGAAAAGGCCGGACGCGCCGTCGGCGACATCATTGCCGCCGGAATCATCCCCGGAGGCCTTGAAATGATGGACAACCTGGCCATCCGCGCCGCCGAAGATTTCATCCATGCCGGTTATCCGGTCGACGCCGAAGCCATTCTGCTCTGCGAACTTGACGGCGTTGAAGCCGATGTCGCGGATGACTGCGACCGGGTGCGCGAGGTGCTGCTACGGGCGGGCGCGACCGAGTTGCGCCAGGCCAGGGATGAAGCCGAGCGCGTGCGGTTCTGGGCCGGACGCAAAAATGCCTTCCCGGCCGTTGGCCGCCTCTCGCCGGACTATTACTGCATGGACGGCACCATCCCCCGCCGCGAGCTGCCCGGCGTGCTGCACGCCATCGCCGAACTGTCGAACGAGTACGGCCTGCGTGTGGCCAACGTGTTCCATGCCGGCGACGGCAACATGCACCCCTTGATTCTGTTCGATGCCAATCAACCGGGCGAACTGGAACGCGCCGAAAACCTGGGCGGCAAGATTCTGGAGTTGTGCGTAAAGGTCGGTGGCAGCATCACCGGTGAGCACGGCGTGGGACGCGAGAAAATCAATCAAATGTGCGCGCAGTTCAACAGCGACGAGCTGACGGTGTTCCATGCGGTCAAAGCCGCCTTCGATCCGGGCGGTTTGCTCAACCCCGGCAAGAACATCCCGACCCTGCACCGCTGCGCCGAGTTTGGCGCATTGCACGTGCACGGCGGTCAGTTGCCCTTCCCTGAGCTGGAGCGTTTCTGA
- a CDS encoding L-lactate permease: MVWQQIYDPFNSPVLSTLMAAVPVVVMLASLAFFHVKAHLAALLALGSALIIAIFAFGMPASMAGSAALYGAANGLLPIGWIVLNIIFLHRLTTENGSFKVLQDSLARITDDRRLQLLLIAFCFGAFFEGAAGFGTPVAVTGAILIGLGFSPLAASGLALIANTAPVAFGALGTPIITLAKVTGLDEMELSMMVGRQLPFFSVIVPFWLIWAFAGWRKMLEIWPAILVAGVSFAIPQFLVSNYHGPMLVDVIAALISMACLTGFLKVWKPATVHTSAALTGRVDDSKIDAEYENTSEPTAAFSSDSKKAVRRAWLPWIILTVFVFAWGTQSFKNLFDTRPAIDPATSAARLDPQGKPLREANPVFAPVLTFTTIHQQIEKVPPVVPAPKVEEAVYKFTWFTATGSGILLAAIVGGLLMGYSIPQLIHQYLRTLWVVRYSLITITAMLALGFLTRYSGLDATMGLAFAATGIFYPMFGTLLGWLGVALTGSDTASNVLFGGLQRVTAEQLGLSPVLMAAANSSGGVMGKMVDAQSIVVASTATRWYGHEGEILRYVFFHSIVLAILVGGLVTLQAYVAPFSNMVVGGH, from the coding sequence ATGGTTTGGCAGCAAATCTACGATCCGTTCAATAGCCCGGTCCTTTCAACCCTCATGGCCGCCGTGCCGGTGGTGGTGATGCTGGCGTCGTTGGCGTTCTTCCATGTCAAGGCACACCTGGCGGCGTTGCTCGCACTGGGCTCGGCATTGATCATCGCGATCTTTGCGTTCGGCATGCCGGCGAGCATGGCGGGCTCGGCGGCGCTGTACGGCGCTGCCAACGGTTTGCTGCCGATTGGCTGGATTGTGTTGAACATCATCTTCCTGCACCGGCTGACCACCGAGAACGGCTCGTTCAAAGTGCTGCAGGATTCCCTGGCGCGCATCACCGACGATCGGCGCCTGCAATTGCTGCTGATCGCCTTCTGCTTCGGTGCCTTTTTCGAAGGCGCGGCGGGCTTCGGTACGCCCGTGGCGGTGACAGGGGCAATTCTGATCGGCCTGGGTTTCTCGCCGTTGGCCGCCTCGGGCCTGGCGTTGATCGCCAACACTGCGCCAGTGGCGTTCGGCGCCCTGGGTACACCGATCATTACGTTGGCCAAGGTCACTGGGCTGGATGAGATGGAATTGTCGATGATGGTCGGTCGGCAACTGCCATTTTTCTCGGTGATCGTACCGTTCTGGTTGATCTGGGCCTTCGCTGGCTGGCGCAAGATGCTGGAAATCTGGCCGGCGATCCTGGTGGCGGGCGTCAGCTTTGCCATTCCGCAGTTCCTCGTGTCCAACTATCACGGGCCGATGCTGGTGGACGTGATTGCCGCGCTGATTTCCATGGCCTGCCTGACCGGTTTCCTGAAAGTCTGGAAACCGGCCACCGTACACACCTCCGCCGCCCTGACCGGGCGGGTCGACGACTCGAAAATCGATGCCGAATATGAAAACACATCCGAGCCGACCGCCGCGTTTTCCAGCGACTCGAAAAAAGCCGTCAGACGTGCATGGTTGCCGTGGATCATCCTCACGGTGTTCGTCTTCGCCTGGGGCACCCAAAGCTTCAAGAATCTGTTCGACACCCGCCCGGCGATTGATCCGGCCACGAGCGCAGCCAGGCTCGACCCTCAGGGCAAACCGCTGCGCGAAGCCAACCCTGTGTTCGCTCCGGTCCTGACGTTCACCACCATCCACCAGCAGATCGAGAAAGTACCGCCGGTGGTGCCTGCGCCGAAAGTCGAAGAAGCGGTGTACAAGTTCACCTGGTTCACCGCGACCGGCAGCGGCATCCTGCTGGCCGCGATCGTCGGTGGCCTGTTGATGGGTTACTCCATCCCACAACTGATCCACCAATACCTGCGAACCCTGTGGGTGGTGCGCTACTCATTGATCACCATCACCGCGATGCTCGCCCTCGGCTTCCTCACGCGTTACTCCGGGCTGGACGCCACGATGGGCCTGGCCTTCGCCGCGACGGGGATTTTCTACCCCATGTTCGGGACGTTACTGGGCTGGCTTGGCGTGGCGCTGACGGGCTCGGACACCGCCTCCAACGTGTTGTTTGGCGGTTTGCAGCGGGTCACCGCCGAGCAGTTGGGCCTCAGTCCGGTATTGATGGCCGCAGCCAACAGTTCCGGCGGGGTCATGGGCAAGATGGTCGACGCCCAGTCGATCGTGGTTGCCTCCACCGCCACCCGCTGGTACGGGCATGAAGGGGAAATCCTGCGTTATGTGTTCTTCCACTCCATCGTGCTGGCGATCCTGGTCGGCGGGTTGGTGACATTGCAGGCCTACGTCGCGCCGTTCAGCAATATGGTGGTGGGCGGGCATTGA
- a CDS encoding DUF1428 domain-containing protein, whose amino-acid sequence MSYVDGFIAAVPTANRAQYLKHAEIAAQIFKENGALEVVECWGDDVPQGKVTSFPLAVKLKEDETVAMGWIIWPDKETRNAAMDKMMQDPRMQPDVNPMPFDGQRMVFGGFEILLKA is encoded by the coding sequence ATGTCTTACGTTGATGGATTCATCGCGGCGGTACCCACCGCCAATCGCGCGCAATACCTGAAGCACGCCGAAATCGCCGCGCAGATCTTCAAGGAAAACGGTGCACTGGAAGTGGTCGAGTGCTGGGGCGATGATGTGCCGCAAGGCAAGGTCACCTCGTTCCCGCTGGCGGTCAAACTCAAGGAAGACGAAACCGTGGCGATGGGCTGGATCATCTGGCCGGACAAGGAGACCCGTAACGCCGCAATGGACAAGATGATGCAGGACCCGCGCATGCAGCCGGACGTCAATCCCATGCCGTTTGACGGTCAGCGCATGGTGTTCGGCGGGTTTGAAATACTCCTCAAGGCCTGA
- the thpR gene encoding RNA 2',3'-cyclic phosphodiesterase, which translates to MNDESREPFKRLFFALDCPPAQRKAIAQWRSALQLRSGRPVPADNFHLTLKFLGSIATAQIADICEAAAAVRTSTGRLTVTLDRLDVWRRAGALVMVPEQTPPGLLRLVYDLEQALLPFALEDAPREYRPHLTLARDFRAPVPESTSAPEFFLRADRFTLFESHKGRYRALAEWPLGSV; encoded by the coding sequence ATGAATGACGAATCGCGCGAACCGTTCAAGCGGCTGTTCTTTGCCCTCGATTGCCCGCCGGCGCAGCGCAAGGCAATCGCCCAATGGCGCAGCGCCCTGCAACTGCGCAGCGGAAGACCGGTGCCTGCGGACAATTTTCACCTGACATTGAAGTTTCTCGGTTCGATCGCCACCGCGCAGATCGCGGATATCTGCGAGGCTGCGGCGGCGGTACGCACCTCGACCGGTCGCTTGACCGTGACGCTTGATCGACTGGATGTCTGGCGCAGGGCAGGGGCGCTGGTAATGGTGCCGGAACAGACCCCACCGGGTTTGTTGCGTCTGGTGTATGACCTTGAGCAGGCGTTGTTGCCGTTTGCCCTGGAGGATGCGCCACGGGAATACCGTCCGCATCTGACGCTGGCCCGTGACTTTCGTGCGCCTGTTCCCGAGTCCACCTCGGCGCCGGAATTCTTCCTGCGTGCCGATCGGTTCACCTTGTTCGAATCGCACAAGGGACGCTACCGGGCACTGGCCGAGTGGCCGCTGGGTTCGGTGTGA
- a CDS encoding polyamine ABC transporter substrate-binding protein, with the protein MKMFGRTLLTLSLLGVIASGAQANDKVLRVYNWSDYIAPDTVKKFEDETGIRVTYDVFDSNETLEARLLAGKSGYDIVVPSNSFLAKQVKAGVYQELDKSKLPNWKNLNPVLLKNASASDPDNAHAFPYMWGSIGIGFNPQKVKEVLGANAPTNSWDLLFKPQNAEKLKACGISFLDSPTEMIPAALHYLGYPVNDQDKAHIAEAEALFMKIRPSVAYFHSSKYISDLANGNICVAVGYSGDVLQAKARAEEAGDKVKIDYSIPKEGAGSFYDMVAIPRDAANVEEAYLFMNFLMRPDIIAEITNNIGYSNANLAATPLVDEAIRNDPGSYPSQDVMATLYAIPDMPIGVQRVMTRGWTKVKLGK; encoded by the coding sequence ATGAAAATGTTTGGCAGGACTCTGCTGACACTGTCCTTATTGGGCGTGATTGCCTCCGGCGCCCAGGCCAATGACAAGGTTCTGCGCGTCTACAACTGGTCGGATTACATTGCCCCGGACACCGTCAAGAAGTTCGAAGACGAGACCGGCATCCGCGTGACCTACGATGTGTTCGACAGTAACGAAACCCTTGAAGCCCGCCTGCTGGCAGGCAAATCCGGCTATGACATCGTCGTGCCGTCCAACAGTTTCCTGGCCAAGCAGGTCAAGGCCGGCGTCTATCAGGAACTGGACAAGTCAAAGCTGCCGAACTGGAAAAACCTCAATCCGGTCCTGCTGAAAAACGCGTCCGCCAGCGACCCGGACAACGCCCATGCGTTCCCGTACATGTGGGGCTCGATCGGCATCGGATTCAACCCGCAAAAGGTCAAGGAAGTGCTCGGCGCCAACGCACCGACCAACTCCTGGGACTTGCTGTTCAAACCACAAAACGCTGAAAAGCTCAAAGCCTGCGGCATCAGTTTCCTCGATTCGCCCACCGAAATGATCCCGGCCGCCCTGCACTACCTGGGCTACCCGGTGAACGATCAGGACAAGGCGCACATCGCCGAAGCCGAAGCGCTGTTCATGAAGATCCGTCCGTCGGTGGCCTACTTCCACTCGTCCAAGTACATCTCCGACCTGGCCAACGGCAATATCTGCGTCGCCGTCGGTTACTCCGGCGATGTGCTGCAAGCCAAGGCCCGCGCCGAGGAAGCCGGCGACAAAGTGAAGATCGACTACAGCATTCCGAAGGAAGGCGCCGGCAGCTTCTACGACATGGTCGCCATCCCGCGTGACGCGGCGAACGTCGAGGAAGCGTACCTGTTCATGAACTTCCTGATGCGCCCGGACATCATCGCCGAGATCACCAACAACATCGGCTACAGCAACGCCAACCTGGCGGCCACGCCGCTGGTGGATGAAGCGATCCGCAACGACCCCGGTTCGTACCCGTCCCAGGACGTGATGGCGACGCTGTATGCAATTCCGGACATGCCGATTGGCGTGCAGCGGGTCATGACCCGCGGTTGGACCAAGGTAAAGTTGGGTAAATAA
- a CDS encoding ABC transporter permease subunit, whose product MKRFEFSKFMLIFGLSFIYLPMLILVIYSFNASKLVTVWGGWSFKWYAGLLDNSQLMGSVVRSLEIACYTAIAAVALGTLAAFVLTRVTRFKGRTLFGGLVTAPLVMPEVITGLSLLLLFVAMAQLIGWPMERGIVTIWIAHTTFCAAYVAVVVSARLRELDLSIEEAAMDLGAKPFKVFFLITIPMIAPSLAAGGMMSFALSLDDLVLASFVSGPGSTTLPMEVFSAVRLGVKPEINAVASLILLAVSIVTFMVWYFSRRAEASRKRAIQEAMDQTASESWQQPQKQMAGATA is encoded by the coding sequence ATGAAACGCTTCGAATTTTCAAAGTTCATGCTGATTTTCGGCCTGTCGTTTATCTACCTGCCGATGCTGATTCTGGTGATCTACTCGTTCAACGCCTCCAAGCTGGTGACGGTGTGGGGCGGCTGGTCGTTCAAGTGGTACGCCGGTTTGCTCGACAACTCACAGCTGATGGGTTCGGTGGTGCGCTCGCTGGAAATCGCCTGCTACACAGCGATTGCAGCCGTCGCGCTGGGTACTTTGGCAGCGTTCGTGCTGACCCGCGTAACGCGCTTCAAGGGTCGCACACTGTTCGGTGGTCTGGTCACCGCGCCGCTGGTGATGCCTGAAGTGATCACCGGTCTGTCGCTGTTGCTGCTGTTCGTGGCGATGGCGCAACTGATCGGCTGGCCGATGGAGCGTGGCATCGTCACGATCTGGATCGCCCACACCACGTTTTGTGCCGCCTATGTAGCGGTGGTCGTCTCCGCCCGCCTTCGCGAGCTGGACCTGTCCATCGAAGAAGCGGCCATGGACCTCGGTGCCAAGCCGTTCAAGGTGTTTTTCCTGATCACCATTCCGATGATCGCGCCGTCACTGGCGGCCGGCGGCATGATGTCGTTCGCCCTGTCGCTGGATGACCTGGTGCTGGCGAGCTTCGTCTCGGGTCCGGGTTCCACGACCTTGCCGATGGAAGTGTTCTCGGCGGTGCGACTGGGTGTTAAACCCGAGATCAACGCCGTGGCCAGCCTGATCCTGTTGGCCGTGTCGATCGTGACCTTCATGGTCTGGTACTTCAGCCGCCGTGCCGAAGCCAGCCGTAAACGGGCGATCCAGGAAGCGATGGACCAGACCGCCAGCGAATCCTGGCAACAACCGCAAAAGCAAATGGCAGGGGCCACCGCGTAG
- a CDS encoding ABC transporter permease subunit — protein MPSGRKLVIGIPFVWLCLFFMLPFFLVMKISFSEAALAIPPYSEIYTFAEQKFNLLLNIGNYTLLGEDELYLSAYLGSLKVALYSTLMCLVIGFPMAYAITKASKEAQNVLMLLIMMPTWTAILIRVYAWMGILSNNGLLNGFLMWTGLTSHPIEILNTNTAVYIGVVYAYLPFMILPLYANLVKHDQSLLEAASDLGSSTFNSFWKITVPLAKNGIIAGCMLVFIPVVGEFVIPELLGGPETLMIGRVLWQEFFNNRDWPVASALAVVMLLILIVPILLFNRSQAKEMEARG, from the coding sequence GTGCCCAGTGGGCGAAAACTGGTCATCGGCATTCCGTTCGTATGGCTGTGCCTGTTCTTCATGTTGCCGTTCTTCCTGGTGATGAAAATCAGCTTCTCGGAAGCCGCACTGGCCATTCCGCCCTACTCGGAGATCTACACCTTCGCCGAGCAGAAATTCAATCTGCTGCTCAACATCGGCAACTACACCTTGCTGGGCGAAGATGAGCTGTATCTCTCGGCTTATCTCGGTTCGTTGAAGGTCGCGCTGTACAGCACGCTGATGTGCCTGGTGATCGGCTTCCCGATGGCCTACGCCATTACCAAGGCGAGCAAGGAAGCGCAAAACGTCTTGATGCTGCTGATCATGATGCCGACCTGGACCGCGATCCTGATCCGCGTTTACGCGTGGATGGGCATCCTCAGCAACAACGGTTTGCTCAACGGTTTCCTGATGTGGACCGGGCTGACCTCCCACCCGATCGAGATCCTCAACACCAATACCGCCGTGTATATCGGCGTGGTGTATGCGTATCTGCCGTTCATGATCCTGCCGCTCTACGCCAACCTGGTCAAACACGACCAGAGCCTGCTGGAAGCAGCGTCGGACCTGGGCTCGAGCACTTTTAACAGTTTCTGGAAAATCACCGTGCCGCTGGCCAAGAACGGCATCATCGCCGGTTGCATGCTGGTGTTCATTCCGGTGGTCGGCGAGTTCGTGATTCCGGAACTGCTGGGTGGCCCGGAAACCCTGATGATCGGCCGAGTGCTGTGGCAAGAGTTCTTCAATAACCGCGACTGGCCGGTGGCGTCTGCCCTGGCGGTGGTGATGCTGTTGATCCTGATTGTGCCGATTCTGCTGTTCAACCGCAGCCAGGCCAAAGAGATGGAGGCACGGGGATGA
- the potA gene encoding polyamine ABC transporter ATP-binding protein, whose protein sequence is MANASSIYRKALEGHQAPKKVLVKVDRVTKKFDETTAVDDVSLEIHQGEIFALLGGSGSGKSTLLRMLAGFERPTEGRILLDGVDITDMPPYERPINMMFQSYALFPHMTVAQNIAFGLKQDRLPASEIDARVEEMLRLVHMTQYAKRKPHQLSGGQRQRVALARSLAKRPKLLLLDEPMGALDKKLRSQMQLELVEIIERVGVTCVMVTHDQEEAMTMAQRIAIMHLGWIAQIGSPVDIYEAPVSRMVCEFIGNVNAFDGTVIEDLEGHAIIHSPDLEQKIYVGHGVSTSVQDKSITYAIRPEKLLVSTTKPDTRYNWSSGKVHDIAYLGGHSVFYVELPGGKVVQSFMANAERRGARPTWDDQVYVWWEDDSGVVLRA, encoded by the coding sequence ATGGCAAACGCCTCCAGCATCTACAGGAAGGCTCTTGAGGGTCACCAGGCACCGAAAAAGGTGTTGGTGAAAGTCGATCGCGTCACCAAGAAATTCGACGAGACCACGGCGGTGGACGATGTGTCCCTGGAGATCCATCAGGGCGAAATCTTTGCCCTGCTCGGCGGCTCCGGTTCGGGCAAATCGACCCTGCTGCGCATGCTCGCCGGTTTCGAGCGCCCGACCGAAGGCCGGATTCTGCTCGACGGTGTCGACATCACAGACATGCCGCCGTACGAGCGTCCGATCAACATGATGTTCCAGTCCTACGCCCTGTTCCCGCACATGACCGTGGCACAGAACATCGCCTTCGGCCTCAAGCAGGACCGTTTGCCCGCCAGTGAAATCGACGCCCGCGTTGAAGAGATGCTGCGCCTGGTGCACATGACCCAATACGCCAAACGCAAACCCCATCAACTGTCTGGCGGTCAGCGTCAGCGCGTGGCTCTGGCCCGTTCCCTGGCCAAGCGTCCAAAGCTGCTGTTGCTCGACGAACCGATGGGTGCACTGGATAAAAAACTGCGTTCGCAAATGCAGCTGGAACTGGTGGAAATCATCGAGCGCGTCGGCGTGACCTGCGTGATGGTGACCCACGACCAGGAAGAGGCCATGACCATGGCCCAGCGCATTGCAATCATGCACCTGGGCTGGATCGCACAGATCGGCAGTCCGGTGGACATTTACGAGGCGCCGGTCAGCCGCATGGTCTGCGAGTTCATCGGCAACGTGAACGCCTTCGACGGCACCGTGATCGAAGACCTGGAAGGTCACGCGATCATCCACAGCCCGGACCTGGAGCAGAAGATCTACGTGGGTCATGGCGTCAGCACATCGGTGCAGGACAAGTCGATCACCTACGCGATCCGCCCGGAAAAACTGTTGGTCAGCACCACCAAGCCTGATACCCGTTACAACTGGTCCAGCGGCAAAGTGCATGACATTGCCTACCTCGGCGGTCACTCGGTGTTCTACGTCGAGCTGCCGGGCGGCAAAGTCGTGCAGTCGTTCATGGCCAACGCCGAACGCCGTGGCGCCCGTCCGACCTGGGACGATCAGGTCTACGTATGGTGGGAAGACGACAGCGGCGTGGTACTGCGCGCATGA
- a CDS encoding gamma-glutamyl-gamma-aminobutyrate hydrolase family protein yields the protein MAFKPLIGVTACVKQIGLHPYHISGDKYVRAVSVAALGLPVVIPSLGDLIEIEDLLPQLDGLLLTGSPSNVEPFHYQGPASAPGTEHDPQRDRTTLPLIRAAIAAGVPVLGICRGFQEMNVAFGGSLHQKVHELPGMLDHREANHPDLAVQYAPAHAVDVQPGGVFEALDLPTVFQVNSIHSQGIDRLASGLRAEAVAPDGLIEAISVEHSKAFALGVQWHPEWQVLDNPPYLRIFQAFGDACRQRAALRHSS from the coding sequence CATTCAAGCCATTGATCGGCGTTACAGCCTGCGTCAAACAGATTGGCCTGCACCCCTACCACATCAGCGGCGACAAGTACGTTCGCGCTGTCAGCGTTGCGGCGCTGGGGCTGCCTGTCGTTATTCCTTCCCTGGGCGACCTGATCGAAATCGAGGACCTGCTGCCGCAGCTCGACGGTCTGTTGCTGACCGGCTCGCCGTCGAACGTGGAACCTTTCCACTATCAAGGCCCGGCCAGCGCCCCCGGCACGGAACATGATCCGCAACGGGACCGCACCACCCTGCCCCTGATCCGCGCAGCCATCGCTGCCGGCGTTCCGGTCCTCGGCATCTGCCGTGGTTTCCAGGAAATGAACGTGGCGTTTGGTGGCAGCCTGCATCAGAAGGTCCATGAGCTTCCTGGCATGCTCGATCATCGCGAAGCCAACCATCCGGACCTGGCCGTGCAATACGCTCCCGCCCATGCGGTGGACGTGCAGCCCGGCGGTGTGTTCGAAGCGCTGGATCTGCCGACGGTGTTCCAGGTCAATTCGATTCACAGTCAGGGCATCGACCGCCTCGCTTCCGGCCTGCGCGCCGAAGCCGTCGCCCCCGATGGCTTGATCGAGGCGATCTCCGTCGAACACAGCAAAGCGTTTGCCCTCGGCGTGCAATGGCACCCGGAATGGCAGGTGCTGGACAACCCTCCTTATTTAAGGATTTTCCAGGCGTTCGGCGATGCGTGTCGGCAACGGGCGGCACTGCGCCACTCGAGCTGA